DNA from Aggregatimonas sangjinii:
ATGTAAAGGAGTTGGATGCCGAGCAGAAACTTCGCAAAGTGCATGGAGGAGCCATTTCTTTGGGCTTTACGACCAGTAGTGCCCGCAATACGAACATTTACGCGCTAGAGGAGAAAACCAAAATTGCCGAAAAGGCATTGACGTTGTTAAAGGACGGCGCGGTAATCTTCGTTGATGGGGGTACTACGTGTTTGGAATTGGCCCGACTGATTCCGATTGATATGAAACTAACTTGTTTTACCTTAAGCTTGGCCGTGGCCATGGAGTTGTGCTCAAAACCGAACGTTACCGTAATATTCATTGGAGGACAGATTTCAAAGGATGCGCAGCTATCCATTGGTGCCAATGCAATTCACAACCTTTCTGAAATCAAGGTGGATTATAGCTTTATTGGAACCGGGTACGTCGATTCGCAATACGGATTGACGGAATTCGATTGGGATATCGTTCAATTAAAAAAAGCGGTCTTGAAAGCAGCTAAAAAAACAGTGCTTTTATGTATTTCCGAAAAATTGAATTCGCAGCATCGCTATAAAACATGCGATATCAACTCGATAAATACGATGATCACCGAACTGGAACCCGATAATAAGCTCTTAGATCTTTTTAGGAATCACGATATCCGTTTGCTGTAACCGGATTAAGGTAACCAAAATTTAATCCCTCAAATAAACTCTTGAACTTTAGCCAACTCTTCCATGAATTATATTAAAATAACCGAAACACCTTCCAACCACGATAATTTAGAGCAGCTCGACACCGCTTCGATTCTTCAAAAGATGAACGAAGAAGATCAAAAGGTGGCAGCGGCCGTCGCTGAGGTCATTCCACAGATTACCAAATTGGTCGATACCTTGACCGAGCGATTCGCAAGGGGCGGTCGATTGTTCTATATCGGCGCAGGCACTAGTGGCCGCTTGGGTATTCTGGATGCTTCCGAAATACCACCAACTTTCGGCATGCCGCACGAAAGGGTAGTGGGTTTGATTGCTGGGGGAGATACGGCCATTCGAAAGGCGGTTGAAAATGCTGAGGACGATACCCAACAAGCCTGGCCTGATTTGATGGCGCATGATATCAACAGCAATGATGTAGTAGTAGGTATCGCTGCATCGGGAACCACGCCTTATGTTTTGGGCGGTATTGCGGCCGCAAAGGAAAAAGGAATACTTACAGCGGGTATTACGAACAATCCGGGATCTCCTTTGGCCAAGGCGGCCGATATACCCATAGAAATAAATGTTGGCCCCGAGTTCGTTACGGGAAGTACCCGTATGAAAAGCGGTACTTCGCAAAAATTGGCCTTGAATATGATTACGACCGCCCTGATGATTCGTATTGGCCGAGTTAAAGGCAACAAAATGGTGAACATGCAAATGACCAATACCAAACTTGTTGATCGGGGAACTCGGTATATCATGGAGGGTTTGGGTGTGGACTATTCCGTTGCCGAAGCTTTGCTAAAAAAACATGGATCGGTAAAAAAGGCTTTGGATGCCGAACGCTAGTCTTTTTGAATTGCAGCGACTTCGGTAGCAGTAACCGTCTCGTCCGACTGATTCCCCCAGGTGTTCCTAATGTAGTTCATCACATCGGCTACCTCCTGTTCGCTTAGGTTTACGGCCTTCATCTCCTTATCGTATACGATTCCATTGACCGTAATTTTCCCCTCTAAACCATATTTTACGGCTCGAATACTTTCGATTCGATTATTCATGAGGTAATCCGAGCCCGCTAAAGGGGGAATGCGCTTTCCCTTTCCTGTACCTTTCTTGGAATGACAAACAGCACAATTTCGTTTATAAACGATTGCCCCTCTTTCGATACTTGTGGGTATTTCGTTTTCTTGGGCAAATAGTTGGGTTGTTGATAAGAGGCAGAGTAGAAAGAGTAGCACGTGGTTCATCAACATTATTTTTCTGCGATTGCGGCCACTTCATCCACAGTGACTATAGTATCGGAACGATTTTCAAAGGAATTCAAAATGTAGTTCATAACATCCGCAATCTCCTCATCTTCAAGACCCATGGGCGCCATAACTCCATCATAGGTTTCACCGTTGACCACTAATTCACCTTGCTGTCCGAATTTGATGCCACGAATACTGGCCTCCCTATTTTCCCTGAGGTAATCGGAATCGGCCAAAGGCGGGAAAACACCGGCTACACCTTCGCCCTGGGTCAGGTGGCAGGTTACGCAAAAATCGGTATAGATTTCACTACCGCGTGCTATGCTTTGCGCTACATCCGGTTCTTGCGAAAAGCATGTCGCAACACTTGCGACTAGGAATAAGTATTTGAGCGAAAACCTTTTTACCATAATTTAGGGATGTCAAATCAAGTTAAAAATACTGCCTTCCTCTTACAACAGGAAAATACGGATTGTAATCAATCCTTCCTATCGGCGACAGCCAGGCTCCTAATTTCTACGCCCATTACTATTTTTTTCTTCATTAATCAGTTCAGTCCTTTGGTAGCAATTTATAGATTCCCTTTCCCTCAACTGCTACATAAATAAGGCCGTCAGGGCCTTCTTTCACATCGCGTACCCTTCCCAGATCTTCCATTAACTTTTCACGAAAAACCACGGTGTTGCCGTCCATTTCCAAACGTTCCAGATATTGAAAGGCAAGTGAGCCCACCAAAAGGCTTCCTTTCCAATCGCCATAATTGTCCGATGTTATAAACGCCATACCGCTCGGAGCGATACTGGGTACCCAATAGTGAATGGGTTGTTCCATACCTTCCATTTCCGTTTTGTCGGTGATTTCGGTACCGGAATAATTGATGCCGTAGGTGACCAAAGGCCAGCCGTAATTGGCCCCTTTTTTTATAATATTGATTTCGTCACCTCCACGGGGTCCGTGCTCGTGGTCCCAAATATCCCCGGTCTCAGGGTGTGCTACCAAACCTTGCGGATTTCGATGGCCATAACTGTAAATGGCGGTTTTGGCACCCTCGGTACCAACAAATGGGTTGTCTTCGGGTATACGCCCATCATCGTACAAGCGGTAAATCTTACCGCCATCCCTTTTAATATCTTGGGGGTTTTCATCCCGTGCCCCACGTTCACCAATGGAAAAATAGAGATAGCCTTCATCGTCGAATTGAATGCGCGAACCAAAATGTTGTCCCTTTGTAGTATTAGGTGAAGCTTTGTAGAGTAATTGATTGTTGATCAGTGAATTGTCATTAAATTTTGCCCGTAACAGAGCCGTATGCCCGCCTTTTCCCTCGCCCTCTGGAGAGGAGTAGGTAAGATAGATCCAACCATTGTTTTCGTAGTCGGGATGCAGGGCGATATCCAGCAGTCCACCTTGGCCTCTGGCATACACTTCAGGAACATTTCCAACAATGGTTTTCGTGTCATCCTTAAAATGAATCAATTCACCTGATTTTTCTGTAATGAGCATGCTCCCGTCGGGTAAAAACGCCATACCCCATGGAATTTGCATTTCATCGATCAGTAATTCCGCGGTAAACGGTACTTCTGTAGCGGTACTTATCTGATTTTCAGTTTTTTGAGCACAAGAAATATTGAAAATCATGGCGGATACACAAATTATTAACACACTTTTTTTCATAATCATACGTTAGGGATATATTAAATAAAGTACCGAATGCTTAAATATAAACAGAATTTATAAGTAGAAATAATTACGCTAAAGATAATCCGGTCCCAAATCGTTTTATGCTTTATCCAAATAACTTAACCTATGCTCCCAAAAAGACAGAGGCATATATTTTATGCCGCACTACTTTTGACCTTATCCGCTGTGTGTACAACAGCTGTGGCCAATTCCAGTGTTATCGCGCTACTTTCAGAGGTGATTTCTCCTTCGAAGATTGAAGCGACGGACACCCTTGAGAACAATAGTCTAAAGGCGCCCACCACTACCGCAAACGAACTTTTGAAGAGCAGCGCTACTGCAAGCGCTCCGTTTTTCATGACCATCATTCAAGGTGCGGATGAAGAGGTGAATTGTGCCGATAATGGTCTTACCATCGCAAGATTTAATCTTTGTGGCGATTTCGATGACCGAGTTATTTCTCTTTCCGGGTCGTACAGTAACGTAAGCTGGTACCAATTGGGTGGGGCTTGTTCACCTGATGTGAACGATGACTGCCCGAACACAACAGTTTCTTGTTATGGTTCACCAGTTAGCACGGGACCTACTTTTAGTTTAGATGCCAGTGCGATATCTTCCTCAAATGGAGCGGAATTCAGGGTCGTTGCGGATGGCCAACAGTTTTTCTTCAAGGTAAAGAAAAGTAATATTACACAGAGTGTGGTAACGGAAGACTATATCTGTGGGGTGCCCGGACGTATTCAGGTGACCAATCTATCCAGTGCCTATGAGTTCAGTATCGATTCTGGTAGTGGTTTCGGTCCTTGGCAAGGGCCTATATTCAATAACTTGCTTGACGGAACCTATATCGTAAAAGCGCGGTTGCAGAATACACCGGATGCTTGTGAATACCCTTATGAACCCATTGTCATTAACGCCATCGATCTTGCGATTGAAGTAGATTTTGTCGATGCCGATTGTGTTGGTGAAACAGGTTCGATTACCGTAACCCCAACAGCGGGAATCGGTCCTTATAAATACACACTTCTAGATGACACCGGTTCCGCGCAGGAGTTTACACCTTTTATACCTGATAACCCCTACACCTTTTCGGCCGTAGGTTTTGGCACGTATACGGTACAGGTAGAAACCCAGGAA
Protein-coding regions in this window:
- a CDS encoding c-type cytochrome — translated: MVKRFSLKYLFLVASVATCFSQEPDVAQSIARGSEIYTDFCVTCHLTQGEGVAGVFPPLADSDYLRENREASIRGIKFGQQGELVVNGETYDGVMAPMGLEDEEIADVMNYILNSFENRSDTIVTVDEVAAIAEK
- a CDS encoding DeoR/GlpR family DNA-binding transcription regulator, which produces MLKEERQQTILSEVELHNRILLTDIAETLDVSVDTIRRDVKELDAEQKLRKVHGGAISLGFTTSSARNTNIYALEEKTKIAEKALTLLKDGAVIFVDGGTTCLELARLIPIDMKLTCFTLSLAVAMELCSKPNVTVIFIGGQISKDAQLSIGANAIHNLSEIKVDYSFIGTGYVDSQYGLTEFDWDIVQLKKAVLKAAKKTVLLCISEKLNSQHRYKTCDINSINTMITELEPDNKLLDLFRNHDIRLL
- a CDS encoding PQQ-dependent sugar dehydrogenase; its protein translation is MKKSVLIICVSAMIFNISCAQKTENQISTATEVPFTAELLIDEMQIPWGMAFLPDGSMLITEKSGELIHFKDDTKTIVGNVPEVYARGQGGLLDIALHPDYENNGWIYLTYSSPEGEGKGGHTALLRAKFNDNSLINNQLLYKASPNTTKGQHFGSRIQFDDEGYLYFSIGERGARDENPQDIKRDGGKIYRLYDDGRIPEDNPFVGTEGAKTAIYSYGHRNPQGLVAHPETGDIWDHEHGPRGGDEINIIKKGANYGWPLVTYGINYSGTEITDKTEMEGMEQPIHYWVPSIAPSGMAFITSDNYGDWKGSLLVGSLAFQYLERLEMDGNTVVFREKLMEDLGRVRDVKEGPDGLIYVAVEGKGIYKLLPKD
- a CDS encoding c-type cytochrome: MNHVLLFLLCLLSTTQLFAQENEIPTSIERGAIVYKRNCAVCHSKKGTGKGKRIPPLAGSDYLMNNRIESIRAVKYGLEGKITVNGIVYDKEMKAVNLSEQEVADVMNYIRNTWGNQSDETVTATEVAAIQKD
- the murQ gene encoding N-acetylmuramic acid 6-phosphate etherase, which gives rise to MNYIKITETPSNHDNLEQLDTASILQKMNEEDQKVAAAVAEVIPQITKLVDTLTERFARGGRLFYIGAGTSGRLGILDASEIPPTFGMPHERVVGLIAGGDTAIRKAVENAEDDTQQAWPDLMAHDINSNDVVVGIAASGTTPYVLGGIAAAKEKGILTAGITNNPGSPLAKAADIPIEINVGPEFVTGSTRMKSGTSQKLALNMITTALMIRIGRVKGNKMVNMQMTNTKLVDRGTRYIMEGLGVDYSVAEALLKKHGSVKKALDAER